From a single Nicotiana tabacum cultivar K326 chromosome 8, ASM71507v2, whole genome shotgun sequence genomic region:
- the LOC107817673 gene encoding photosystem II 10 kDa polypeptide, chloroplastic-like — protein MAVSAVRSSFSLKPSPFTVEKRAARGLPSLGRSSSSSFRVEASGGKKIKTDKPYGINGGMNLEDGVDASAVGQRERVFINS, from the exons ATGGCAGTTAGTGCGGTGAGGAGTTCATTTAGTCTCAAGCCCTCTCCCTTCACTGTGGAAAAGAGAGCAGCGCGTGGCCTGCCATCACTAGGAAGGTCTTCATCCTCCAGCTTCAGAGTTGAGGCCAGTGGTGGCAAGAAGATCAAGACCGACAAGCCTTATG GAATTAATGGAGGCATGAACTTGGAAGATGGTGTTGATGCCTCGGCCGTAGGGCAAAG GGAAAGGGTGTTTATCAATTCGTGA